Proteins encoded in a region of the Geoanaerobacter pelophilus genome:
- a CDS encoding spinster family MFS transporter, with product MTLKEPISGRRVVLAMLLAVNLLNYIDRQVLYAVFPLVKGDLRLSDTSLGLLGSAFMLSYMVAAPLFGWIGDRKNRVHLAAGGLVVWSLATAGGGLARSYAALLAARSVVGIGEASFGTVSPGLISDYFPQERRGRALAYFYLAIPVGSALGYLVGGIVGQRYGWQSAFLLAGIPGLLLTIPLWRLKDPARIRNSASIAAPRGSYRLFLQNRSFITATLAMAAMTFALGGLAQWTPSFLNRMHGLDVAKGNTIFGAMTVVSGILGTLSGGWLGDRMQARSPSGYLMVSGWGFVLGAPVLALAISSGDLTTCLAAIFVAETLLFLNTGPLNTVIVNVSPASSRAMAFAINIFAIHALGDAVSPAIIGMFSDAFGLRSAMLITPVAIAVAAFFCFLCCRWIAGDAERSGDQSLPCS from the coding sequence ATGACTCTGAAGGAACCTATCTCCGGCCGCCGGGTTGTGTTGGCAATGCTCTTGGCCGTGAACCTGCTGAACTACATTGATCGGCAGGTTCTTTACGCCGTCTTCCCCCTGGTGAAAGGTGATCTGCGGCTTTCCGATACCTCTCTCGGCTTGCTGGGGAGCGCCTTCATGCTGTCATACATGGTTGCCGCCCCTTTGTTCGGCTGGATCGGTGACCGGAAGAACCGGGTGCATCTGGCGGCCGGAGGGCTTGTTGTCTGGAGCCTGGCAACCGCCGGCGGAGGCCTTGCCCGGAGCTATGCGGCACTGCTGGCGGCGAGGAGCGTGGTGGGAATCGGTGAGGCAAGCTTTGGTACGGTATCGCCCGGGCTTATTTCCGACTATTTCCCCCAGGAGCGCCGAGGCCGCGCATTGGCATACTTCTACCTGGCGATCCCGGTGGGTAGCGCACTGGGGTACCTGGTCGGCGGTATTGTCGGGCAGCGCTACGGCTGGCAGAGCGCCTTTCTTCTGGCAGGTATCCCCGGGTTGCTTCTGACCATACCTCTCTGGCGGCTCAAAGATCCGGCCCGCATCAGAAATAGCGCCAGTATTGCCGCACCACGAGGCTCATACCGGCTGTTCCTGCAAAACCGCTCGTTCATTACTGCAACGCTGGCCATGGCCGCCATGACCTTTGCTCTGGGCGGACTTGCCCAATGGACCCCCTCATTCCTCAACCGGATGCATGGCTTGGATGTGGCAAAAGGGAATACTATTTTCGGTGCCATGACCGTGGTGTCCGGTATTCTCGGCACCCTCAGCGGCGGCTGGCTGGGGGACAGGATGCAGGCACGTTCGCCATCAGGCTATCTGATGGTCTCCGGCTGGGGGTTTGTCCTCGGAGCGCCGGTGCTGGCGCTGGCCATCTCCTCCGGCGATCTGACTACCTGTCTGGCGGCGATCTTTGTTGCCGAAACCCTGCTGTTTCTCAATACCGGCCCGCTGAATACCGTTATCGTCAACGTTTCGCCGGCCAGTTCCCGCGCCATGGCTTTTGCCATCAATATTTTTGCCATTCACGCCTTAGGTGACGCGGTTTCGCCAGCCATCATCGGCATGTTTTCCGATGCTTTCGGTCTGCGGAGCGCCATGCTGATCACCCCGGTCGCCATTGCCGTTGCCGCCTTTTTCTGCTTCCTATGCTGCCGCTGGATTGCCGGAGACGCGGAGCGCAGCGGGGACCAATCACTGCCCTGCAGTTAA
- a CDS encoding sulfite exporter TauE/SafE family protein — MFQWVTFAIIGLGGGVASGLFGIGGGIVIVPALIYWAGFSHHKATGTSLAVLLPPIGLAATLEYYRNGNVDLKAAFIVAATMFVGAWGGAYLANQMKGPQLRLLFGVFVSGVGIYLVYGACKRLGWL; from the coding sequence ATGTTTCAATGGGTTACATTTGCGATCATCGGCTTGGGTGGCGGGGTGGCTTCGGGGCTGTTCGGCATCGGCGGCGGCATCGTCATTGTCCCGGCCCTGATCTACTGGGCCGGGTTCTCACACCACAAGGCAACGGGAACCAGCCTTGCCGTTCTGCTCCCGCCGATCGGTCTGGCCGCAACCCTTGAATACTATCGGAACGGCAACGTAGATCTCAAGGCAGCCTTTATCGTCGCAGCTACCATGTTCGTCGGGGCCTGGGGGGGCGCCTATCTGGCGAACCAGATGAAAGGGCCGCAACTGCGGCTCCTTTTTGGAGTATTTGTCTCCGGCGTCGGCATCTACCTGGTCTACGGTGCCTGTAAACGCCTCGGCTGGCTGTAG
- a CDS encoding TonB-dependent receptor: MFYKPYCIGVLCLLCAAGAYAEEAAQGRQQLDDVVVTATRTERKTEEVAAGVSVVGKEEIQNSRMFGIKEALTGLSGVQSETKNGGYDSRLIIRGAGLKARYGVREIMVLLDGVPITDPDGLSRFDFIDTQLVERIDVVKGPNSTMYGANAAGGVVNIISRNPFEEIKSLKIGYGSENTQMYNLIYGTSFGSTYVTVAGSRKSTDSWRAWNKFDTSQTSLKIGHLLDEKTSIDFNFSYTDANIQLPGTLTKSQFDSDISQLTSEPWRHSGRYSEIYFTNLKLEKEIGDFKLKPLVYFQHWQHYHPVTGAINDGSADIYGSDIQVDWKHHLLGLPGVLTSGVSAQVDTPNGKKYTFRDVRTLPTGRITATLSDASGSLMQSDDDTVAKWGVYAQESLQPSQSWIVDIGVRFDQVRFDLSSDLFQEFDYASGRYVANRQQIGVDKAFNYVSPRIGAVYKVNDSLNLYGTIATGFQTPQSSELSDNPNLDPATTINYEVGAKSRFSGGHSIDLSLFYMDVSDEIVQTYLVGGATTYSNAGSTIKKGIELSGKYQALTSLYLGGTYTYSDFSYDSFQEPVQGQLLNRSGNRLPYIPEHQYNLYAFYKHPSGFKAKLDTYSWGSYFVDNANSEKYDGYEFLTNLLVGYEDKHWDITFDVNNLFDKHYAMEVTKDTATRYRPGAPITYFGKISYKF, from the coding sequence GTGTTTTATAAACCGTATTGCATAGGTGTTCTTTGTTTGCTCTGTGCCGCTGGGGCATATGCAGAGGAGGCGGCACAGGGCCGCCAACAGCTCGACGACGTGGTTGTGACTGCCACCCGGACCGAGCGGAAAACCGAGGAAGTGGCGGCAGGAGTGAGCGTGGTCGGCAAGGAAGAAATTCAGAACAGCCGCATGTTCGGCATCAAGGAGGCGCTCACCGGCTTGTCCGGCGTCCAGTCCGAGACGAAAAACGGCGGTTACGACTCGCGGCTCATTATTCGCGGCGCCGGTCTCAAGGCCCGCTACGGCGTACGCGAGATCATGGTGTTGCTTGATGGTGTGCCCATTACCGACCCGGACGGGCTTTCGCGTTTCGACTTCATAGACACCCAGCTCGTGGAGCGGATCGATGTGGTGAAAGGGCCAAATTCCACCATGTACGGCGCCAATGCCGCCGGTGGCGTGGTGAATATCATCAGCCGCAATCCTTTTGAGGAGATCAAGAGCCTGAAGATCGGCTATGGCAGCGAAAATACCCAGATGTACAACCTCATTTACGGCACCAGCTTCGGCTCGACCTATGTCACCGTGGCAGGGAGCCGCAAGTCAACCGACAGTTGGCGGGCCTGGAACAAATTCGACACTAGCCAGACCAGTCTAAAGATCGGTCATCTGCTGGACGAGAAGACGTCCATTGACTTTAATTTCAGTTATACCGATGCCAATATCCAGCTGCCCGGGACGTTGACCAAGTCTCAGTTCGACAGCGACATCAGCCAGCTTACCTCTGAACCGTGGCGTCACTCGGGGCGCTACAGCGAGATATACTTCACCAACCTGAAGCTGGAAAAGGAGATCGGCGACTTCAAGCTCAAACCGCTCGTCTATTTCCAGCACTGGCAGCATTATCATCCGGTTACCGGGGCGATCAATGACGGTAGTGCCGACATCTACGGCAGCGATATTCAGGTGGACTGGAAGCATCATCTGCTCGGCTTGCCGGGAGTGCTTACCTCTGGGGTGTCGGCTCAGGTGGATACCCCCAATGGGAAAAAGTATACCTTTAGAGATGTCAGGACCCTGCCGACTGGCAGAATCACCGCTACTCTCTCTGACGCCTCGGGGTCTCTGATGCAGAGCGATGATGACACCGTTGCCAAGTGGGGGGTCTATGCCCAGGAATCGTTACAGCCGTCGCAATCCTGGATTGTCGATATCGGTGTCCGCTTTGACCAGGTACGGTTCGACCTTTCTTCTGATCTCTTCCAGGAGTTCGATTATGCCAGCGGGAGGTATGTGGCAAACCGGCAACAGATCGGTGTGGACAAGGCATTCAATTATGTGAGCCCGCGGATCGGAGCTGTCTACAAGGTAAATGACAGTTTGAACCTTTACGGAACAATAGCCACCGGGTTCCAGACCCCTCAGTCGAGTGAGCTTTCAGATAATCCCAATCTAGACCCGGCCACGACCATTAACTATGAGGTCGGAGCAAAGAGCCGTTTCTCCGGTGGCCACAGTATCGACCTTTCCCTGTTCTACATGGATGTATCCGATGAGATCGTGCAGACATACCTTGTCGGCGGAGCGACCACGTACAGCAATGCCGGCTCAACCATCAAAAAAGGGATCGAGCTGTCCGGCAAGTATCAGGCATTGACCAGTCTCTATCTGGGAGGGACTTATACTTACAGCGATTTCAGTTATGACAGCTTTCAGGAGCCGGTCCAGGGACAGCTCCTCAATAGGAGCGGCAACCGGCTGCCATATATCCCGGAGCATCAGTACAATCTCTATGCCTTTTACAAGCACCCTTCCGGGTTCAAAGCCAAGCTCGATACCTACAGCTGGGGCAGCTACTTTGTGGATAATGCCAACTCAGAAAAATACGACGGCTACGAGTTTCTGACGAACCTGCTGGTCGGTTACGAGGACAAGCACTGGGACATTACCTTTGACGTCAACAACCTTTTCGACAAGCACTATGCCATGGAAGTAACCAAGGACACTGCCACCCGTTACCGTCCCGGTGCTCCTATTACCTATTTTGGCAAGATTTCCTACAAATTCTGA
- the modC gene encoding molybdenum ABC transporter ATP-binding protein, protein MRISMKAEKSFGAFTLSTDFVVSGDRLGIFGVSGSGKSTLVSMLAGLLEPDSGEILLDGDCLFSSAKRVNLRPEQRRIAMVFQQHCLFPHLSVKNNLLYGFKRCPAKHRTIDFDNLVEVLKLKDLLSRGVTNLSGGEKQRVALGRAILANPRLLLMDEPLSALDDSLRFQIIPYLKSVSELFGIPYLFISHSLVEMRLMADSVLVFENGRMVEQASSEQLARDRMGKSPVGYINLLELSAMSERDGMCAYRWQGGELLLSGSNRDTVNGLFELSSKDIILFKKHPEAISARNLLQCTVVGLFESGSKMGVELQCGEGKLVAEIVPEAARELQIAAGGVIHAACKASAFRRLAGNGKV, encoded by the coding sequence ATGCGCATTTCCATGAAAGCAGAGAAGAGTTTCGGCGCCTTCACCTTGTCAACTGACTTCGTGGTCAGCGGTGACCGGCTCGGAATTTTCGGCGTATCGGGCAGCGGCAAATCGACCTTGGTGAGCATGCTGGCCGGTCTTCTGGAGCCTGACAGTGGCGAGATCCTTTTGGATGGAGACTGCCTGTTCAGCAGTGCCAAGAGAGTCAACCTTCGTCCGGAGCAACGCCGGATCGCCATGGTTTTTCAGCAGCACTGCCTGTTTCCTCACCTGAGTGTCAAAAACAACCTGCTTTACGGCTTTAAGCGCTGCCCGGCAAAACATCGCACCATCGACTTCGACAATCTGGTTGAAGTGCTGAAGCTTAAAGATCTGCTCAGCCGTGGGGTCACAAACCTGTCAGGCGGCGAAAAACAGCGGGTCGCCCTGGGGCGGGCCATACTGGCCAATCCCCGGCTGCTGCTGATGGACGAACCGCTTTCGGCATTGGACGACTCCCTGCGGTTTCAGATCATCCCCTACCTGAAAAGCGTCAGTGAACTTTTTGGCATTCCGTACCTGTTTATTTCCCATTCCCTGGTCGAAATGCGCTTGATGGCCGATTCGGTACTGGTGTTCGAGAACGGAAGGATGGTCGAGCAGGCCAGCAGTGAGCAGTTGGCCCGCGATCGCATGGGAAAGAGTCCGGTAGGCTACATCAACCTTCTGGAGTTGAGCGCCATGTCCGAGCGGGACGGCATGTGCGCCTACCGCTGGCAGGGGGGGGAGCTGCTGCTTTCAGGCAGTAATCGTGACACGGTCAATGGCCTGTTTGAGCTCTCTTCCAAGGACATCATCCTTTTCAAGAAACATCCGGAAGCCATCAGTGCCCGTAATCTGCTGCAATGCACTGTGGTCGGCCTGTTTGAAAGCGGTTCGAAAATGGGGGTTGAGCTGCAGTGCGGCGAGGGGAAGCTGGTTGCCGAGATCGTGCCGGAGGCTGCCCGGGAACTGCAAATTGCCGCGGGTGGGGTGATTCATGCTGCCTGCAAGGCATCGGCATTTCGGAGGCTGGCCGGTAATGGCAAGGTTTGA
- the modB gene encoding molybdate ABC transporter permease subunit → MMTLSATDYDAIRLSVQVAIAATLFSLPFGLAVAYLITFVRFRGKVLLEVLVNLPLTLPPVVVGYFLLLLLGKNGWLGSLLNDAGIRLIFTLKAAVIASAVVGFPLLVRSLRIGMEAIDPQLIKASRSLGAPWHDTLLTVILPLSLPGLAAGSSLMFARSLGEFGATIIVAGNIPGVTQTIPLAIYEYASSPNSEHMALTLCLVSVVISMAVLFLHEILVKKMTKKN, encoded by the coding sequence ATTTTCGTTGCCGTTCGGCCTTGCTGTGGCCTATTTGATCACCTTTGTCCGGTTCCGCGGCAAGGTGCTGCTGGAGGTGCTGGTCAATCTGCCGCTGACCCTGCCGCCGGTAGTTGTCGGCTATTTCCTGCTGCTGTTGCTCGGGAAAAATGGCTGGCTGGGCTCTCTGCTCAACGATGCCGGCATCAGGCTGATCTTTACCCTCAAGGCTGCGGTAATCGCCTCCGCTGTGGTCGGTTTTCCCCTGCTGGTGCGCTCGCTGCGCATCGGTATGGAGGCCATCGATCCGCAGCTGATCAAGGCTTCCCGATCTCTCGGAGCGCCGTGGCATGACACCCTGCTAACGGTCATTCTCCCCTTGTCGCTGCCGGGGCTGGCAGCCGGCTCGTCGTTGATGTTCGCCCGCAGCCTCGGTGAGTTCGGCGCCACCATCATCGTGGCCGGCAATATTCCGGGTGTTACCCAGACCATCCCCCTGGCAATCTACGAGTATGCCAGTTCACCTAACAGTGAGCATATGGCGTTAACTCTCTGTCTGGTTTCGGTGGTGATATCGATGGCAGTGCTCTTTCTGCATGAAATACTGGTTAAGAAAATGACAAAGAAGAACTGA
- a CDS encoding TonB family protein produces the protein MDGMYTMKEIRRSITPYPGKWFGISLGLHLVAYALMAAFSSQLAPPRAPVIIDLTFDPGVVAKEVASPLRQSRSPGSAAATPRPRPVTPVETRQVAADVPPPAPMPAPASVAPVSGVRDSLPLKAQGDANTNAQAARPGNAAAGVTHKEPVAQVAATGHGDAAPEKAKQRYLREHFSYIRDLVMKGLVYPHQARKMGWSGKVTVSFLVCEDGSAREVKVVESSGHQMLDRCAIETIRKVAPFPKPPLPAEIVIPVLFKLM, from the coding sequence ATGGACGGAATGTACACCATGAAAGAAATACGGCGATCAATCACTCCCTACCCAGGTAAGTGGTTCGGAATTTCCCTGGGGCTGCATCTGGTCGCATATGCTCTGATGGCAGCGTTCTCATCACAACTAGCGCCGCCTAGGGCGCCGGTCATTATCGACCTGACCTTTGACCCAGGGGTGGTTGCCAAGGAGGTTGCTTCACCCTTGCGCCAGTCTCGGAGTCCTGGATCGGCAGCAGCTACTCCGCGACCTCGCCCGGTTACGCCTGTTGAGACGAGGCAGGTTGCCGCGGATGTGCCGCCCCCAGCCCCGATGCCGGCTCCGGCCAGTGTTGCCCCGGTTTCCGGAGTGCGGGACAGCCTGCCGCTCAAAGCCCAGGGCGATGCGAATACAAATGCTCAGGCTGCCCGCCCGGGCAATGCTGCAGCCGGCGTTACGCACAAGGAGCCAGTGGCACAGGTTGCCGCAACCGGTCATGGGGATGCTGCCCCGGAAAAGGCCAAGCAGCGATACCTCAGAGAACATTTCAGCTATATTCGCGACCTTGTCATGAAAGGCCTGGTCTATCCACACCAGGCGCGGAAGATGGGGTGGAGCGGCAAGGTGACCGTATCTTTTCTGGTGTGCGAGGACGGCAGTGCCCGCGAGGTAAAAGTGGTGGAAAGCTCAGGGCACCAGATGCTGGACCGATGCGCGATAGAGACCATCCGTAAGGTGGCGCCGTTTCCCAAACCTCCGTTGCCGGCGGAAATTGTCATTCCGGTCCTCTTCAAGTTGATGTGA
- a CDS encoding 4Fe-4S binding protein yields MANSDSARSFMARHRTGILLCSLMLFLPPLALIVQVTSADVDLCGSWCPRMFFAIRKGAGIGEIIGGVARSYMGVALVVGMLVTTIFFGRYWCSHLCPVGGATELGSRLIPRFLKLDFSAIPAAPVRYGYFAVYLAAPLIGIGSLCCNYCNFATIPRLFGAPFIQADMAYFLRTAGIINLALIILLGFLAHGGRAYCNFLCPIGALDALASRFGKRFGKRVQVDTHRCNGCGECHAVCPTWAIAVKGTAAIDQLSCMPCRQCEKVCPEGAICYAKSV; encoded by the coding sequence ATGGCGAATAGTGATTCTGCCCGGTCCTTTATGGCCCGGCACCGTACCGGCATTTTGCTCTGCTCACTAATGCTTTTCCTGCCACCGCTGGCCCTGATTGTTCAGGTGACTTCGGCTGATGTCGATCTCTGTGGTTCATGGTGCCCGCGCATGTTTTTCGCCATCAGGAAAGGTGCAGGAATAGGAGAGATTATCGGTGGCGTTGCCCGAAGCTACATGGGGGTGGCCCTGGTTGTCGGGATGCTGGTGACAACGATCTTTTTCGGCCGCTACTGGTGCAGTCACCTTTGCCCGGTTGGCGGGGCTACCGAGCTTGGCAGCAGACTCATCCCCCGATTTCTGAAGCTGGATTTCTCTGCTATCCCGGCGGCGCCGGTCCGCTACGGCTATTTTGCCGTCTATCTCGCCGCGCCACTGATCGGTATCGGCAGCCTGTGCTGCAATTACTGTAACTTCGCCACCATCCCCCGACTTTTCGGCGCCCCATTTATCCAGGCCGACATGGCCTATTTCCTGCGCACTGCCGGAATCATCAACCTGGCCCTGATCATCCTGCTCGGGTTCTTGGCTCACGGTGGCCGCGCCTATTGTAATTTTCTTTGCCCGATCGGCGCGTTGGATGCACTTGCCAGCCGCTTCGGCAAACGTTTCGGCAAACGGGTACAGGTTGATACACACCGCTGTAACGGCTGCGGAGAGTGTCATGCCGTCTGTCCCACCTGGGCCATTGCGGTTAAGGGGACAGCGGCCATCGATCAGCTCTCCTGCATGCCGTGTCGGCAATGCGAAAAGGTCTGTCCGGAAGGAGCCATCTGTTATGCGAAGTCTGTCTGA
- the aroF gene encoding 3-deoxy-7-phosphoheptulonate synthase, with product MLIVMHHKAGDKQINAVKEAVKALGLTAAPIPGSERTAIGVLGNKGYVDDSTIRDLPGVQEVIHVSKPYKLVSRDFHPRNTIVKVGTVEIGEGRPPVVAAGPCAVESEEQIMKTARAVKKAGAMLLRGGAFKPRTGPHTFQGMREEGLLLLEKAGKAVGLPIVTEVMSPDTVGLVAEHADLLQVGARNMQNFDLLRELGKIRKPVLLKRGMSATVEEFLAAAEYILAEGNHNVILCERGIRTFETATRNTLDLAIVPLIKELSHLPIMVDPSHATGKRSLVPPMSKAALVGGAHGVLVEVHPEPEKALSDGPQSLTFAGFDRLMGEIDRLTVFLGWDEKAP from the coding sequence GTGCTTATCGTAATGCACCACAAGGCAGGGGACAAGCAGATCAATGCGGTGAAAGAGGCGGTTAAGGCTTTGGGATTGACCGCGGCTCCCATTCCCGGAAGCGAGCGCACCGCCATCGGCGTGCTTGGCAACAAGGGATACGTCGATGACTCTACCATCCGCGACCTTCCCGGCGTGCAGGAGGTAATCCACGTCTCCAAGCCTTACAAACTGGTATCGCGTGACTTCCACCCCCGCAACACCATTGTCAAGGTCGGCACGGTCGAGATCGGCGAGGGGCGGCCGCCAGTAGTCGCTGCCGGCCCTTGTGCCGTTGAGAGCGAGGAGCAGATCATGAAAACTGCCCGCGCCGTGAAAAAGGCCGGGGCCATGCTGCTGCGCGGCGGCGCCTTCAAACCGCGGACCGGTCCCCATACCTTCCAGGGGATGCGGGAAGAGGGGCTGCTGCTCCTGGAAAAAGCCGGCAAAGCAGTGGGCCTCCCTATCGTCACCGAGGTGATGAGCCCCGACACCGTGGGGCTGGTGGCTGAACATGCCGATCTGCTTCAAGTAGGCGCCCGTAACATGCAGAACTTCGACCTCCTGCGGGAACTCGGCAAGATTCGCAAGCCGGTTCTGCTCAAGAGGGGAATGAGTGCCACCGTTGAAGAGTTCCTTGCTGCAGCCGAATACATCCTTGCCGAGGGCAATCACAACGTCATCCTTTGTGAGCGGGGAATCAGGACCTTTGAAACCGCTACCCGCAATACGCTTGATCTGGCCATTGTGCCGCTGATAAAGGAACTCTCCCATCTCCCGATCATGGTTGACCCTTCGCACGCCACCGGCAAGCGCAGCCTGGTGCCACCGATGTCCAAGGCCGCCCTGGTAGGTGGGGCTCACGGCGTTCTGGTTGAGGTGCACCCCGAACCGGAGAAGGCACTTTCTGACGGCCCGCAATCTTTGACCTTTGCCGGCTTTGACCGGCTTATGGGGGAAATCGACCGGCTGACCGTCTTTCTTGGCTGGGACGAAAAAGCTCCTTGA
- a CDS encoding formylglycine-generating enzyme family protein gives MYWLRRILLAIYLVVAIPLAAGAAEKPGALVRDRLSNGSDGPEMVVIPAGSFRMGAVQGGGDSDEKPVHRVTIAKPFAMGRYEVTFAEYDTFCTATGREKPKDGRRWFPFSNWGRERRPVINVSWNDAVAYTKWLSEQTGKHYRLPSEAEWEYAAKAGSEDRYWWGFNIGENRANCKGAGSKFDGKKTAPVGSFQANPFGLFDTAGNVWEWCQDRWHESYEGAPADGTAWETGEDQRRVERGGSFGSKPRYVRSSARGRGKPTDRYVYLGFRVARDL, from the coding sequence ATGTACTGGTTACGCCGAATTTTGCTGGCAATTTATCTGGTAGTTGCTATTCCCCTTGCCGCCGGGGCCGCAGAAAAGCCGGGCGCGCTTGTGCGGGACCGGCTGAGCAACGGCAGCGATGGCCCGGAAATGGTAGTCATCCCTGCGGGCAGCTTCCGGATGGGTGCAGTTCAGGGTGGCGGCGACAGCGACGAAAAGCCGGTACATCGCGTCACCATTGCCAAGCCCTTTGCCATGGGTCGATACGAAGTAACCTTTGCCGAGTATGACACCTTCTGCACGGCAACCGGCCGCGAGAAACCAAAGGACGGCCGGCGCTGGTTCCCATTCTCCAACTGGGGGAGAGAGCGACGGCCGGTGATCAACGTCTCCTGGAACGATGCCGTGGCTTACACAAAATGGCTCTCTGAGCAGACCGGGAAACATTACCGGCTCCCCAGCGAAGCGGAATGGGAGTACGCGGCCAAAGCCGGCAGCGAAGACCGCTACTGGTGGGGATTTAATATCGGAGAGAACCGGGCCAACTGCAAAGGGGCGGGCAGCAAGTTTGACGGCAAGAAAACCGCGCCGGTCGGATCGTTTCAGGCAAACCCGTTCGGCCTGTTTGATACCGCCGGCAATGTCTGGGAGTGGTGCCAGGACCGGTGGCATGAGAGTTACGAAGGTGCGCCTGCCGATGGCACTGCCTGGGAAACCGGAGAAGATCAGCGGCGCGTCGAACGCGGCGGATCATTCGGCAGCAAGCCGCGCTATGTCAGGTCATCGGCCCGCGGCCGTGGCAAGCCAACCGACAGATATGTCTATCTCGGCTTCCGGGTAGCAAGAGATTTATAG